Within Desulfobacter sp., the genomic segment CGTGGATCTGCATCACCGCTTCCTTCTGGTGATGGCCCAGGCAGAGTATCCGGTCTATTTTTCTGACTGCCCCGGCGATTTCCGGACCGATTCTGGGGCACAGGGAAAACTGGCGCAGACAGGTGCCATGGCAGGATGTCACCATGGGACGGTCCGCAAATACCCACCTTGCAATTTTTGAAACAATCCATAAATGATGGGTATGGATAATGTCCGGGGCAAAGTCTTTTTTGGCCTGCTGAAGTTTGCGTTCAAAGGCATCCTGGTACTGCGCCAGTTGTTCAGGGCCCATTGAGGAAAACACAGTACTTTGATACGGCATGACGTCACTCATGCCCGGCAGGGGGAAATCCAGGCCAGGCCCACCGTTAAAGTGCACAAAAAGGGCATGGTGCATAGGAATCAGAGACGGGTCCGGTTCAAAATCGTTCTGAATTCCGGCAACCATGTAATTCTTAAAGCCCCTTGCTTTTGCCTGTTTGATAATAGCCTGCAGGGTTTTACCGGATCCTGTAAAATCCGGCATCTGGCTTAATACATGGAGAATTTTCATGGGGGAATTTTACCATATGGAAAGGGGGATGAGAAGAATAATTCAAAATTCACTCATTGACCCCCAACCGGCCCTCTGGTATAAAGTCCACTTGGCACCCCTTTGGTGATAACAAAACGATAAATTGGATAAAACCCGGCGTGGACAATACGCCATACAGCATGCCTGAACCTTCATGTCTTACCAAGTTTTAGCCTTAAAATACCGGCCCCAGACCTTTGAGCAGGTTGTGGGACAGGCCCATGTAACCACCACCCTGACCAATGCCATTGCAGCGGACCGGGTGGCCCATGCCATCCTGCTCACCGGCCCCAGAGGCACCGGGAAAACCACCATTGCCAGAATTTTGGCAAAGGCCATGACATGCACCGAGGGGCCGACCCCCTCCCCCTGCAACCGGTGCAAAATCTGCAAGGACATCATCAACGGGCATTGCGCCGATGTATTTGAGATTGACGGCGCCTCCAACAACAGTGTGGAACAGATCCGGGACCTACGGGAAAATGTAACCTACATGCCGGCATCGGCCAGGTTTAAAATCTATATCATCGACGAAGTCCACATGCTGTCCACGGCGGCGTTCAACGCCCTGCTCAAAACCCTTGAAGAACCGCCGGAACACGTACTTTTCATATTTGCCACCACAGAGGTCCACAAAATTCCGGCCACCATCCTCTCCCGGTGCCAGCGCCATGACCTGGCCCGGATTCCCCTGGAAGAAATTTCCGGCCACCTGGCATTTTTATGCCGGGAAGAAGGATTTGAGGTGGAACAAGAAAGCCTGGATATGGTGGCCCTGGAGGCTGACGGATCCATCCGGGATTCCTTGAGCCTGCTGGACCGGATACTTTCCGCCAGCCCGGATAAAACCATCCGCCATGAGGTGGTGGCCGAAAACCTGGGCGTCTCCGACCGCCAACTCATGTTCGACCTGGCATCGGCCGTATTCAGTAAAGACGGAGCAGCCCTGATCAGCCTTGTCCAGCGGGTGAACGATTCCGGAATGGACCTGAAAAAATTCTATTCAGATATCATCGCCCATTTCAGGAACCTGAACATCATCAAAATCTGCGGCAAGGATACCCCCAGTTTGAATCTCATTGACGCGGAAAGAAACCGCCTTGCAGATGCCGTGGCGGCCCAATCGGCCACCTACACCGGCATGCTGCTCCAGCGGCTTCTGGATGACGAGAATCTGGTAAGGTATGCCTCCCATACCCAGACCGCCCTTGAGATGGTATTGCTCAAACTCATTCAGATCAGCCCGGGAGCCGATCTGGATAAAATCATCAGCAAGCTTGATCTCCTGGCCAGACAAATCAGCGAACAGCCGGCAGCCCCTACCCCTTCACAGGCGGTTTCACCCGCTCCCCAGGCAATGCCGGCACCACAGGCTATGCCGACACCGCAGGCTCCCCAGGCGCCGGCGCCTCCCCACGGCTACCAGGGCCCGCCGCCGGATACCATGCCGCCGGAACCGCTGCCTGCAGAGCTTCCCGCCATGCCGCCGGTGATGAACGATCAGCCGGCACCGCCGAACCGGACGGCCTCCCCCGGCCCCGTACCCGTCCAGCCCCCTGGCCCCGCGGAAATGCAAGAACCGCAGGGACCGGTTACCTGGCCCGGCTTTCTCAATATACTGCAGAGCAAACTCCCATCCATGTTTGCCCTGCTGTCCCGGGCCGATGTGGACACCTCGGCCCAAGATCATGTCAGCGCCAGCTTATGCCTGCGTACTGACTTTGAAAAAAAGAGGATGGAAAATAAAGAAAAGGAATTGCAGGCCCTGAGCATGCAGTTCATGAAAAAACCAATAAAACTCAAAATCACTGCCGACACGACAGAGCGGCCCCAGGGACCTTCACAAAGCAAAATTGCCGAAGACAAGGCCAAACAGGCTGCGGCCCGCCACCCCATGGTCCAGGAGGCCCGGCGGCTGTTTAACGGAGAGATACTATAATTCAAAAGGAGTTATCCACCCATGAAAAATATGAACACCATGATGAAACAGGCCCAGAAACTGCAGAAGAAAATGCTCAAGACCCAGGAAGAGCTGGCCAAAAAAACCGTTGAGGCCACTGCTGGCGGCGGCATGGTAAAGGTCATCGCCAACGGCGGCCAGAAAATCGAATCCATTGTCCTGGAAAAGGAAGTCGTGGACCCCGAAGATGTCGAAATGCTCCAGGACCTGGTACTGGCTGCCGTTAACGACGCCCTGAACAAATCCCAGGAAATGGTTTCCTCAGAAATGGGCAAGCTCACCGGCGGGTTCAACATTCCCGGGCTGTAATCCGGCCAAAGTTATTGTAGAAGCCGCCCAGTGAACCACTACCCGGAAGCCATTGTAAAGCTGATCAATTCCTTTTCCACCCTGCCCGGAATCGGAAAAAAAACAGCTGAGCGCCTGGCCCTGCATATCCTCCATGCGCCGGACCACCAGGCCGCCGCCCTGGCAGGTGATATCCTCGAACTCAAATCCAGCGTCAAGCTATGCAAAAACTGCTTTGCATTCAGCGACAAGGACCGCTGCCGCATCTGCTCGGACCCCACAAGGGATCCGTCGCTGATCTGCGTGGTTGAAAATCCCACCGATATGGCGGCCATAGAGAATTCCGGGTCATTTAAAGGGCATTATCACATTCTGGGCGGAGCCCTGTCCCCCATAGACGGCATTGGCCCCGAAGACATCCGCCTTGCGGAATTGTTCACCCGGGCCGAGCCCGGCCGGATTACGGAAATCATCCTAGCCACCAAAACCAACGTGGAAGGCGAGGCCACGGCCGCATACATCCAGGACAGGCTCAAATCGTCCGGCATCAGCATCACCCGGATTGCATCCGGTGTACCCATGGGCGGGGACCTGCAGTACGTGGATCCCCTGACCATGCAAAAAGCAATGGAAAAACGGTATGGATTCTAATATTGGCAGCGGCGGGTTAACCGCCCAGGACATCTTTGACTGCAAGCAATGCGGCGAATGCTGCAGGGGATTCGGCGGCACCTACGTCACTGCCGAAGACATTGATAAAATCTGCGCCTTCATCCAGGCCGACCCGGCCACCTTTGTGCAGAAATACTGTGACATGTCCGGTTCAAGGCCGGTGCTCACCCTGGGAGAAAACGGCTGCTGCATCTTTTTCGATCCTGAAAAACAATGCACCATCCACCCGGTGAAACCTTACATGTGCAAGGCATGGCCCTATATCAAAACCATTATCACCCACCCCGAAAACTGGGACATTATGGCCAACTCCTGCCCGGGCATGAAAAAAGGAATTCCCCACAGCGAGCTTCAGCGTATTGTGGCCGGGGAAAAGGAAAAACTGGACCAAAATTTCAATAGGTAATTTTTATGCCCGGCCTAAAACCGTCAAGCGGTTGAGCCGGGCACCATATTTTTATTTATTGGTTGGCATATCGGCAAACTGGCGGGCAATGGAATCCCGTTCATAGACGATCTCCACCCGGCGGTTTCTCGCCCGGCCGGCCGCCGTATCGTTGGTGGCCACGGGATGGTACTGGGCATACCCTTCTGCTGAAATATAAAAGGGGGATACCCCGTTTGCCACCAGGAGGCGCGCCACTGTAGAGGCCCTGGCACTGGACAGCTCCCAGTTGGAAGGATAGTGGGCCGAGGAAATGGGCTCACTGTCTGTGTGGCCCTTGATCTTGACATGGTAGGCCAGTTTCGACAGCACAGCCGCCACCTTTTCCAGGATATCCAGCCCTTTGGGAGCAAGCGTGGTGCCCCCCTCGTCAAAAAGAAGCAGGTCGGACATGGTGCTCACCACCCCGTCCTCGCTCTTGGTAACGCTGACCTCTCCTCCGAGATTGTTGAACAATACCAGTTCCCTGACCTCGGAAACGATATCTTCCATCTCTTTTTCGATCATCCCCCCCAGTTCGTCAATGGCCTGGCTCTCCGAGGGTTCCTCGGAAGGGACGGCATGCATGGTCAGCCCCTCCCGGGTGCCGGATTCCGGGACGGCCTGGGCCCCCAATGCGCTTCTCAAGGATTTCACCAGCTCCTTGTAGGTTTCCTGCTGGGTGGTGCTCATGGCGAACAGGAGCACAAAAAAGCACATCAACAGGGTGACCAGGTCCGCAAAAGTGGCCATCCATTCCGGAGCGCCGCCGCCGTCCTCTTTTTTCTCCGGGGGAGCCGGAGAGGCAAGCGTCATCTCCTCTTCATGTTCTGCGCCGGTATCTTCAGGCATGTACGGGGCCTCTTCTCAATTTATTTCTTTTCTTCCTTGGAATCCGACAGGTACACTTTGAGCTTGTCTTCCATGAGTTTGGGGTGCTCCCCCTCTCTGATGGACAGGATACCTTCGAAAATAATATTCATATTGATGATCTCTTCTTCGGCCCGGCCGGTGAGCTTATCGCTCATGGGAATAAAAAAGAGGTTGGCCATGACCGCCCCGTAAAAGGTGGTAATCATGGCAACGGCCATTTTGGGGCCGATGGATGAGGGATCATCCAGGTTGGCCAGCATCTGGACCAGGCCGATAAGGGTACCGATCATTCCGAATGCAGGGGCGTAGGACCCCATGGCAGAAAAAACATTGGCACCGGTATCCAGGCCCTTTTTGGTCAGCTCCATCTGTTTTTGCATGATCTGGGCGATGTCGGCGGTCTTCACCCCGTCCACGGTCATCTGAAGCGCCTGGGCCAGGTAGGGGTCCTCAGTGCTCTGGATATCGCTTTCAATGGAAAGAAGCCCCCCCTTCCTGGCTTTATTGGAAATTTCAACCAGGTTGGCAATGATATCTTCAGGTTTTTCGATCTTGAATATGAACACTTTCAACCCGGATTTGATCATTCCCAGCACATCGGCCATGGGAAACCCGATCATGACCGCGGCCACGGTCCCGCCTACAACAATGAGAATGGACGGAATGTTCACGAACATCATAATACTGCCGCCCAGAAGAATGGTTCCCAGTACAAAGCCCAATCCGGAAACAACACCGATTACCGACGCAATATCCATATGCTAAACCTTTATATAAACCGTTGCATCCACAGGGTACTCCCTGTGGTATTGTATAATTTTATCAATGGATTCCCGGGTCAGCACGGTATTGGCCGTAAACAGCTTAGTCCCGGAAGCTGTAAACAGGGCGGTCGCCAGTTCCATTCCCGGCTCCAGGTGTTCAATGCCCGCCCCCCGGACCTTAAACGCCTCAGGTCCCAGGTGAATCACCACATACTTTTCCAGCCACC encodes:
- a CDS encoding MotA/TolQ/ExbB proton channel family protein; protein product: MDIASVIGVVSGLGFVLGTILLGGSIMMFVNIPSILIVVGGTVAAVMIGFPMADVLGMIKSGLKVFIFKIEKPEDIIANLVEISNKARKGGLLSIESDIQSTEDPYLAQALQMTVDGVKTADIAQIMQKQMELTKKGLDTGANVFSAMGSYAPAFGMIGTLIGLVQMLANLDDPSSIGPKMAVAMITTFYGAVMANLFFIPMSDKLTGRAEEEIINMNIIFEGILSIREGEHPKLMEDKLKVYLSDSKEEKK
- a CDS encoding YkgJ family cysteine cluster protein, giving the protein MDSNIGSGGLTAQDIFDCKQCGECCRGFGGTYVTAEDIDKICAFIQADPATFVQKYCDMSGSRPVLTLGENGCCIFFDPEKQCTIHPVKPYMCKAWPYIKTIITHPENWDIMANSCPGMKKGIPHSELQRIVAGEKEKLDQNFNR
- a CDS encoding flagellar motor protein MotB — its product is MPEDTGAEHEEEMTLASPAPPEKKEDGGGAPEWMATFADLVTLLMCFFVLLFAMSTTQQETYKELVKSLRSALGAQAVPESGTREGLTMHAVPSEEPSESQAIDELGGMIEKEMEDIVSEVRELVLFNNLGGEVSVTKSEDGVVSTMSDLLLFDEGGTTLAPKGLDILEKVAAVLSKLAYHVKIKGHTDSEPISSAHYPSNWELSSARASTVARLLVANGVSPFYISAEGYAQYHPVATNDTAAGRARNRRVEIVYERDSIARQFADMPTNK
- the dnaX gene encoding DNA polymerase III subunit gamma/tau, with amino-acid sequence MSYQVLALKYRPQTFEQVVGQAHVTTTLTNAIAADRVAHAILLTGPRGTGKTTIARILAKAMTCTEGPTPSPCNRCKICKDIINGHCADVFEIDGASNNSVEQIRDLRENVTYMPASARFKIYIIDEVHMLSTAAFNALLKTLEEPPEHVLFIFATTEVHKIPATILSRCQRHDLARIPLEEISGHLAFLCREEGFEVEQESLDMVALEADGSIRDSLSLLDRILSASPDKTIRHEVVAENLGVSDRQLMFDLASAVFSKDGAALISLVQRVNDSGMDLKKFYSDIIAHFRNLNIIKICGKDTPSLNLIDAERNRLADAVAAQSATYTGMLLQRLLDDENLVRYASHTQTALEMVLLKLIQISPGADLDKIISKLDLLARQISEQPAAPTPSQAVSPAPQAMPAPQAMPTPQAPQAPAPPHGYQGPPPDTMPPEPLPAELPAMPPVMNDQPAPPNRTASPGPVPVQPPGPAEMQEPQGPVTWPGFLNILQSKLPSMFALLSRADVDTSAQDHVSASLCLRTDFEKKRMENKEKELQALSMQFMKKPIKLKITADTTERPQGPSQSKIAEDKAKQAAARHPMVQEARRLFNGEIL
- a CDS encoding YbaB/EbfC family nucleoid-associated protein, which translates into the protein MKNMNTMMKQAQKLQKKMLKTQEELAKKTVEATAGGGMVKVIANGGQKIESIVLEKEVVDPEDVEMLQDLVLAAVNDALNKSQEMVSSEMGKLTGGFNIPGL
- the recR gene encoding recombination protein RecR, which codes for MNHYPEAIVKLINSFSTLPGIGKKTAERLALHILHAPDHQAAALAGDILELKSSVKLCKNCFAFSDKDRCRICSDPTRDPSLICVVENPTDMAAIENSGSFKGHYHILGGALSPIDGIGPEDIRLAELFTRAEPGRITEIILATKTNVEGEATAAYIQDRLKSSGISITRIASGVPMGGDLQYVDPLTMQKAMEKRYGF